gttcactaaagagaaaaacttattcaattttttttctattatttattactaattattcAATTTCAAGAATTATTCGCGTCGAAACGTCGCCGCATTTCAGTTGCGGTTCTACCGCAAGCAAAAAATGTTCCGATTATGAAATTTGTTGAGCTAGGCTGAGTAGATAAAAAAGCTGTTTGGGCGAaagataaatgaatgaaaaggaaacatGTCCGAGGAGAAGAAGACGGGAGACGTCATTGACGCGTGGGCGTGACCAGATATCAGAAACCTGTTCTAAGCGCAGTCGTTTTGCCAAGGAAGCAAATCACATGAGATTGGTGTTAGGCGATggctgagagaaaaaatagtggaaattGTTTTTTGGAGAACTGAGAAGTAGATCTGGAACTTTCTCTGAAAACCACTTCAGCAGCGGTGtcttccacagaaaaaaaaacagcacaaaaaaaaagacagagaaaAGTTCATTTTCTACCGGAGAGGATGAAAGGGATAGATTTTCCAAATAAACCATTTTGTGGATATGGATAAGGAATGGAAAATGAAGTTATTGGTGTGGATCAGTTCTTTCAGGATCAGGATCAACACGATCGATTCAGTTCAGGATCGTAGAGGATCCGTGGCACGCATATGCAGCTTATACACCAACGACTTTCGAGAGCTTATCGATTTATGAGGCTAATCggtcttttttcctgaaaaatctgGAACTTATTTATCGGTTGTAATTTGGAAAGTTAtgatataaataatttaaggTTAATTAAGTTTAAAGTTCAAAGTGTGCTTAAGAGAAAGATCTAATAAAACCCCTTTGAAAGACTTCATTGACTCTGGAACCCTGACAACACAGACGATAATGGGACCTTTTACCACTATTAGGTCCCGAGAAATCCTGCCTTCATTCCAAAAAATCGCCAATTTtcaacagaaagaagaaaattcggaatcaaaaagagaaattaagaattttttttcagagaattaaagaaaggaaaagaaattaagaatcaaggaaaacagaaatttaaaGAACCAGCTAGAATTATTGAAATGAATATaatcgaaacttttacaaattttttttgctaaagtCGTGAAATGGACATTAATGTCTGGAAAACTGAGGCAATTCACTGAGAATTGCATAGAACAGACGTCTGAACCAGTCTTCAGCATGGATAAACCCGATCGACAGCCAAGGACGCATTATTAAGCCAGCTATGCGGCTGCGAAAGATGAAATGACTTATTGGAAGTCAAATTCCAGGCAGTTTTCCTACTTAGAACACCatattccttgaaaaattaaGCTTAGCCATTGGTTATGGGATGTTCAAATGTGATAGCCCCAGATTTAGTGGATTTTTAGACGGATAAGGATAAATTCGTATATGAGAGACAGAAACACCACAGAAGCAGCTTTATATCATGTTTCCAAGTTCTATGTTTCCTAAGACCACAGTTCTTACGGTATGAGCAGGTTTCCTGACCACTTGTTTCACTTCGAATCCCACTTTTGATGTTCTTCATTTATGTGTAATTAAAAAGTGCTGCTGGTGCAATGAATCTTACGCCAAATTGCAGAACGTTATACTTGATCTGTGCGGAAAAAAACCCAACCCTCTCTTCACACGGATCCAGCTAGGACCAGTCTTTTCCCCTGAATTACCTGTTTCACCTGAAGACGAACACGATTGAAACCGCCTTCATCTTTgctggaggaaaaaaaaactgcgaaagGCTACAGATTTGCAACAATCTCGATATTTTAAtgaatattccaaaaaaaaaaacgacgttgtatttttcttgtcCTCGGCTCGAATCAACCAGTTGAATGATCGAAAGTTAAAgtgttctttgaattttcgaaTGCTCGGATAATTTCGGAATCTAAGGAGAAGCAGCGTAGAGAAAATGTATTTTGTAGGTAATGCAATATTTCTCAcaatttcgaatattcgatatTCAAGTTCGAGAACCTATGTGCTTCGGATATAACAAACAACGGAATCCTAAAGGATAGGAAGTTCTGATTCTGCTGCCGCTATTCTGAAGATCAAAGCATACcaaatctgatgtggtgagggaatccacggcaaAAGCCTCAGGGATgaagttgtagattacgggatCACGAGTGGTTCCGCTTACCTCTCCCTTATCGTCCCAGAAAACGGCGTAGGGAccactttagttcctacgaggaacgttagaacgctcctctacgTATACGTTCTGGTTCCCTCAGGAACCcattcataggtttcacttgaaaaggCATTCGAGAGGAattcactgatcttcgaccgctacgcagctggatgcggcgtgtgTACGAGAATGGAGCAATGCAACTGAAACTCATCGTGAAAAAAGGAGTCTTTCACGCAATTTTCttactacgattagggagaaaagatttttttttttgatagttagtaaattttctttctatttcgtATTTTTCCCTCCGTCTTTTGATTTTCACGGTTACGTTTTGGCTTCCGAAGCTAACAGTAAAGTgttagtgctttttttttatcagtgctaccacctctgatcccgtaatccacgaccccgtatagagtttgaccatcggaaatccataccacgtcagattcgtggggtgatgcgtttaaacCACGTAAACATGGAATTTTTAGTCTTGTCTTATCCATTTCTATTCACGCAGCTTCTCTTGAagcagcaagtcattgttatCGGCTGTTTTTCTCGTTAGTTTTGTGGATGCCTGGTGATAAGGAACGATGGATCGTCCGACTGTTTCTCCGTTAAGCACCAGGTGTCGACCTATTTAGATTATTGACAATTTTCTCAGTAACTCTTTCGCCTTTTCTAAGGATTGTCCCCTAAAAAGGATTATATCTCTTTGTCTCGGACCTGACATAGATTAGGTAGTTcccaaaacaaataataagagaataataaatagaaaaataaatagtaataaatagaaactaataggtttttgtttctttttttcctggaaaaggCAAGATTAGGAGGTGTATTCCTTCCAATAAATGCTCATTCTAGTCCACTTCTAATCgcaaaattgttcttttgctaatttttattgataaaTACATACTATAAAATGCAGTTATTGATCGGGCAGCGGATATGAAACCGAAAACTGTGCTCACCTTGCGATCGTTCGCACTTACCCATGCGGAATGATTGACGGTTTTTCTTCGACGGCATTCCCCTGTTCCATCAACAACTTTCAGTtactgttttttaaaaaagatttttctcctatttttcatcaatattttgactggttttcttttcacaacaCCTGTTTATTCAATATAATCGATATGTGTAAGCTTAACAGTCGGTATCCACAGGAGAAACTAGAAGATTCCTAAAAAGTGCTTTACTCCCTTTTTCATCGTTTTGGTCGGTCATTTCGCAATAAactataaaataatagtataattcTGCCACAAGTAgtgcaaaaatataaaaaaaaagaattttaaaggtGAAAAGGTAAAGGAGTCGCTGATTTACCTTTAGGAAATCATAAATAGTAtcttgaaaatgaataatgaataataataatgaaaatgaaattggaaaTGAGTTAAGGTGCTACTCCAATTACTTGTAACTCTCTctgttccagaaaattccctACTATTTCTGTcaatttcttgttatttttgctctctttttttaagtacatataaaaaaaatttgcatagTACTGTATACTGCATAGTACtgtaatgaaaatgaaattggaaaTGAGTTAAGGTATAGTGTACTGTAGTATTATATGTACAATAAATTGTTATGTTTCAGATGCAAAAATCTCCAATATTTGCCCTACTATCGCTGTTGGCGTTGACCTTAGCAGTGTCGGCAGCGCTCGTCGGAAAACACTCGGTTGCTGCTCGTGGACAATTGATGTGCGGTGGTGCGCCGGCGGAAAATGTCCGTGTACGACTATTCCGTGTCAAACAACCGAAAAAAGATGGTGATTTTTATGGGAGTTGGATTACTGCCGTAATGTAATCTGCTTACGTCACATTCACGGAGTTTTCACATAAATCCAGGATTTCTAAATAGGATTTAACAAGATTTTAACCGATTTTCTATAAGTTTCTCACTCTAGCTGCTATGAGATTCCGCTACAGTTTAATACTTCTAAATTTCAGTTCTAATTTCTTGATAgccatttttatatttttaataataaatgaagttttcaatttaatataattattttattttttaattaattttaatttacttaatttaattttaatttttagtatattttttaattttaatataataacaagtgaatagttttaattttttcaatatataatttcaatttgtttgcttttataatttttaataattaatgatattttataattatttgtaattagattgtatataatataatataatgtgtAGATTATACATGTAATCAGATTTTATttcgtaaaaataaaatctgatTACatgtataaaaaaattagtaaaaatataatgtaattatttgtaattaatatgtaaataattaatataattttacatttattgaTTAATAATTAGTTacataatattaatataattattGCTATATAATTATTGCTACTATGTATTATGTATTGATATTACGTATATACATTTAATACttgacatttatttttatatttttaaagtgtttaatatattttaatatacatgttcatatttttcaataaaattaaaaaaaattagaagggaaaaaaagaaatttataaaTTCGTATAACTGTGTAATGAGGCGAATTTCAGACCTTAACCAAATGCTCGCCGAAACAACCACCGGAAAACCAGGAGTTTTCCTACTTGAAGGTGATACAAATGGTTTTCCGCTGAATGAGACCACTATGCAGCCAGTGCTGACCTTCTATCATTCATGTGATGAGGATCCAACTAAACTGAAGAAGGTCGGCAGTAAATACATGGTtacataggtttttttttctggaattctagGTGCCAGTTCCGTatttaattggaaaaattaaagattattttgttaaattattgcaaatttaatttttttttctctagagaAGTCATTATTTTAGAATGGATATCGCAAGTTTAACTACAATATCCCTGGCGAATATGTATCGCTGGGATCGAAACCGAAAAAGACCTTCGATTTTGGGACCCTCAACATTCAGGTGATTGcgaatagaattttttcttttgcgctTTATACTTCAGCAACAGCATTTATCCTTCAGCTGTTGGGCttatatttttagattttaaacTCTTTTGAAACAGTACGGTACAATGACTGATAaagtcatatttttttcagctcGAATTCCCTGGTGAGAAACATGACAAGAAATTTGAGGAGAGAAAGCATGCAAGAGTATAAATGGATATTGATTGACATATTTATGACAATTCCCTGTGTAGccaataaattttgttattttgtttgatAATCGGAGCGTCTCTCTCAAGTAGCGATCAATATTTAGTGGACAAAATTGATATGTATTCATAGCTGTTAaagatttcaataaaaaatttgaGGTAGTTCCAGGCCTTGTCCAACTTTGTTGATCTTGGAGTAGATCCGTGATTGATCAATTCCGAGATCAACAAAGTTGACGAAACACTCTTTATTAGGATTTTTTCGCCTAAATTTGTTCCGTGCTTGATCCGTACTGGATTGGAGTGTTGATCCGAGAAATTGGCGCTACTGAAGTaaagaaattgtgaaaaataatcataataCCAACGTCAGTTCGTGTTTAACGTTTTCCTAGGTGCTCATTGTTGGATTTGAGCGGTATTGACCCGTTCTGTTGCCGTTCGTAGGCGAATAATCGTCTCCTTCCCAATGAAgagcatttttcattcattttctttgaatttcacatatatttcgctttttttgatGAGTCCTACATATTTTTCCTTGTAAAATACTTCTAGAAGGTTCATGAGTAGTAACTTTTCTTCAAGTAAATTATTGAGTAAATCTTCTCTTCAAGTAAATCTTCTAATCTAATAAAATCTAATAAAATCTACTAAAATCTAATAAAGTTCTAAGAAATCTTTCAagtgaattattattattactaattattattaattatcaagtatttagaaattcaaattagcttattgattgattagcaaatagcaaaaaaaaaacaattcggaATTTGCTGGAGCCTTTCTAGGCTAAGGAGAGGTGTATTTTATGAtgttcacagtttttttttgcataaaaatatcGTTCCCCTGGTATTTTTTGGTATTCGGTCtttccttttaaaatttttatccttaatttATCCTCTAAAATCGCAAATAACCTCAGGAATGTTGGACGATACGGTTAGTTATGCGATGAATTTGAATAccatatatatttttatgttgTGATCACGCAAAAGtgtttcattttctcaattttctaattttattcatccattcaaatttcatagaacAGTCTCATTTTAAGTGATGATCACGAATATGACATCCTTTTTCGTGGGaaattaaaaatgcaaaaaaaatgtagaaagtaaaaaaatgtaaaagtaaaagtaaaaaatgtgaatttaacGAAATTAGCAGCTCAGGATTGGATCAGATGTTAAAACtacattttggaaaaaaagatgtttatgGACCAATCGGTCACTAGATCACAACAAAATACTCTGTTTATTTGCCAGAGTGTTGAATTCTGGCAAATAAATTCAGAATTCACGGATCTGAACACAAAACGTTGAGGAAATCTAGGGTCAGGTGTAGAAATATGGACGCGGACGTGTTCGGATGTTTCTCTTCAACTCGAATCCATAAAATAGAAGCGAAATTGCCTTCTCTAGGAGTAATTTCAGCCGATCCTCACAAAACTCACAAATGAGACCTTCCGCGTGATTTTAAAATATGGTAGGTAAATTTTTatccatttgtttatttgtttactcgTTCCCGATGTCACAGAAGTGTTCACTGATCCAAACTATGATGCAGTAACTTTATTAGAGATGCAAATACTTTATCAATGTAGTGTTTCTTGACTGCCTTCCATTAACAGTTAATCaacaaattttattgaatgtaatttaatttgaacatttttttttgaaagaatgatttttgctgcattttttctatgccctaaatttaaatattattattattccttaTTTCACATGATTATCAATGTAAGGAATGTGGGATCAATCACAATGAAAGCACCTTAATGatcaagcgaagaaaaaaaaatacactatTTCTCAAAACTATGAGGTATCCTCGAAATAAAgttcaatcaataatcaatcaatCGTATGAAAGACAGCGACTGTATAAGGCAACTGTAGGATAACTGAAAGAGATTTAAATTTCCGGACGTGACTAATTCCATCAATCGATTCAAATTCATAGATCAATGTTCAATAGATCACGATCGATCCGCTTCCTTATCCACGTAGTCATCCTCGGTGGCCTCTTCGATCTCATCCGGTGTTTTTGTGGTCTCTGAAAATTCCGGAAAATTCCcgataaatattaaaataataggTTCTGAGGTACGTACCGTCTACGTATTCCACCACCTCGTCAACAGGTAAATTTAATGCACGTTTTTGTTcttccactaatttttttcgttcctcaCGTTCTCTCGCGGTAGCACTCTGTCTCTTCTCGTCTGGTTGTCTGTGCTCTTCAACGTTTCCTTGCGTTGGAATTCCCGGCGTcttttcgatttgtttttcattttcgggaaattcttcttcattatCCGCATCCGCTTCGCTCTGCTTCTCTGCGTCTCCTCTCTCCTGTTCTCTTCCCACTTGTTGGATAGAAGAAATTGTTGCTCTCTCTGCGCTCTCCGATCTTCCGCCTACTATTTCGTTTCCATTCTCATCCACTTCCACTTCGACTATTTCATattcaaattcttcatttgGGGACGTAGTTAGGCCATTTGGAGCAA
This window of the Necator americanus strain Aroian chromosome III, whole genome shotgun sequence genome carries:
- a CDS encoding hypothetical protein (NECATOR_CHRIII.G9399.T1) — protein: MQKSPIFALLSLLALTLAVSAALVGKHSVAARGQLMCGGAPAENVRVRLFRVKQPKKDDLNQMLAETTTGKPGVFLLEGDTNGFPLNETTMQPVLTFYHSCDEDPTKLKKNGYRKFNYNIPGEYVSLGSKPKKTFDFGTLNIQLEFPGEKHDKKFEERKHARV
- a CDS encoding hypothetical protein (NECATOR_CHRIII.G9399.T2) — protein: MSEEKKTGDVIDANDGSSDCFSVKHQMQKSPIFALLSLLALTLAVSAALVGKHSVAARGQLMCGGAPAENVRVRLFRVKQPKKDDLNQMLAETTTGKPGVFLLEGDTNGFPLNETTMQPVLTFYHSCDEDPTKLKKNGYRKFNYNIPGEYVSLGSKPKKTFDFGTLNIQLEFPGEKHDKKFEERKHARV